The genomic window CCATCAACTAGTTCTAAATGCAAACATCAAGAAAATTTTCATACGATGACAAACTAGCAACAAATTGTGTTGACCTTTTAAAGATACACAATATTTAAAGCACCGATCTGGCTTCATAGAAGTTAGGAGCAAACCTCAAGGACACTGCAAACGCCTAAGTGAAGAGAATCTCGGTAGCCAATCCAATAGGAAGTGGGGCCAGATGAATATCTAACTGAAATTACTTGAGCCTTATGACCATCTTTCAgctgttgtataaagatgacaGCAGCACATTTTATACAAGCAAAGAATCACAGTATGCTAATCAAAGGTTCATAGTAAATGTAATTACCAAGCTATTTCCCTCAGAGCTAAATAATAAATGCAAAATAAGACCAGAACTTAGGAAGATGACGGGTGAGAATTTTGAGGTTGGTGAGTGGACATGATATAAGAAAAGGACTAAATTAGGAACAAATAACTCTGCTAGGAAACTAGCCTAGCGCCCAAGTTTATAAAACTAACAGTTGATTGACTAGGTGAGGGTGCTAGTTCATTGTCTCATTGGTTGAAATGTCAAGTCACTACTTATAATGAACCGTAAACACAaccaaagaaatttttttaaaaaattcaaacagATTTGGAATGTTTCAAAGCAGATGAAATGGCACGAAAAGGTTATCAAAGCAACCATGATAATAATCAGTTTGTAAAGCATACTATGATAAGATATTAAACATGTCACTACAATCTTCAAAGTCACAACAAATAGTAAACTTTCCATCATTTGAGGTACATCCGGCTGTCAGGAAGACCATAATAATACATAGTTTTAATGAACAATATGTGTGTAACTCATATGGCTAAGAGAGTTTACATTAAATATTCATCAAAGCATAGAAGACAAGTACAATGAAATCACATGGAAGACTCGGCATTCAAAATAGCCCAAAACTAAGTTACATATTGCAAGCTAAATTAAAGGCGTTGGCTTTACCTCAGTACACCATGCCCAAAACTCAGCTTCAGCATAACATAAAGTCTGTGAAGCTTTCAAAATATTCAGTTACATGCATATAGCGAGCTTGCCAGTCAATTCCTCATCAGCTACCCCGGCTACCCCATAGTCAAGGCTGAACTCTCTCAATGGAGGGATGTTCTCCATTGCAAATAGCATAAGGTGAGGGAACATCAAATTATTGTGATCATAAAGCACAAATTGAACCATCACATTGGGAGTTGAGCTATGACTGATATAGCAAGCAACATTCCTCATTCTAGATACATCCATAGCAAAGTCTAAAGGAGGAATCGATGGATACGACGGGCGTTTATAATTAGCGTCTATCAAGGATAAATTACCCCATTCCGCCCAACTTTCCGCAAACCGACTCGGATATATCAATGAATCACCATTCATGGTAAAAATTTGTGCTTGCTCCTTAGTCAAAACAACCCCGGTGTATTCACATATGAATGCGCCAGCTTGAATAAGGTCTAAAGACCTAACTCCCCAACCAGTCTCCCTAGATCTAAACACTTCCAACCTGTGTTTAAGACCTTTTTGCGTTACACGGTTACGACAATGAGGCGGACAATGGCAAAAAGGACCACATTCAAAAAGTAATGGCCTCCCTTTCAACAGAAGCCCGTTTTGACTATATGGAAACTCATTTCCATTCTTCATGAAACAAAAACATTCCTCCGTACAACCATCCACACATGCACAGCCTGTCGTCTTCCCACTCTGATGAAACACAAACGGTGGAAAAGTAGCCTTCGGAAGATACTCAAAACACATTGGATCATGATTCCTATCAATATCATTAAATAGCCTAATACCAACACTCTCCTTCCCGTTGGCAATATCAAGCGATAATACACACATGGGTTTAAAACATAAAGGATCTCTCCTAAGCATAAGAGCCTCCTTCAAAACCGAACTACCCATTTTGGCTTGACCCTCAATCCTCCATAACTTATACTTATATACACCAAAACCCGATTTACCAACATCAAACCAACATTCAACAATCCTATATAATCCATCATAAACATAAACCTTACCAGAAGCAGAAGAACTACCTTCACACCGAACACCACGAATAACCCTAACTTCAATCCCATAATGCATACTTCTCTCCATAGCAAGGTTCCCACCTTCCAACTTCTGATGAAAAACTTGCCTTGAATTCTTATCCTGACCACCATGACCAGAATAAATAATAACATCACCTTGATCAACATCATCCTCATAACCACCGGAAACAATCACACTAGTAGCAATTGGTTCTCCATTCGAACTCATACTACCGGGTAAATAATCAATCCCAGCTTGTGGTTGACCGTGTAAACCAACCACAACTAATTCCattctataaataaaaacatCACCAATACAAATACCAGGAATCGCCCCAACGATTCTCTTATCACGATTCAGCCACAAACCATGATTTCTCATTACCGCCGAAGCTCTCAAATCGCTTCTCGCCCTCCGAACATCaactctcttctcttcttcaaCCACAGCCAAAACTCGAATAGAATCATAAACCATTCTCGTTCTCCTAACCATCTCACGAAACTGTCGTTGATCCGGTAAACCAAGATCTGAAACACGAACAAGCTCTTTATATCTCCGTTGAAGCCTCTGCGCCGCCGCAACTTCACCCGCCGGAGCGTTATTATTATTCTCCTCATTTCTCGGCGCGTCTGGAACAGGAACGATGGCGCGTGAATTAGGATCATCGACGACGTcgttttgaatttgttgaagtCCATTGCTGAAATTGGTTCGGAAAAGCTCAGCCACACGTCCAAAATCATCGGAGTGGGTTAGGGTTTGTTCTTGAGAAATGTTATTGTGGTTTAAATTGAGGTTAAGATTGAGGTTTGGAAGATTGTTTAGGTTCGGTTGAAGTGGTTCGTCAAGAGGCTCTTGCTTCGGAGTTAGGATTGGAGCTGGGATAGGTATACCAGGTGGTGCTGAAGGAAAAGATGGGTTTTGGTTTGGGTTTTGAGGatccattttttaaattttttttttgggatttttttgttgctattgCTATGAAGTGATGAAGAAAATGTGTGAATGTGTTTTTTTAGTTATGTTGATGATGTATGAACTATGAAGGAGTTAGAAACATTGGATTTTTGTGGACATTGGAAATAGAACAGAAAATAGTGTTActtgtgtttgtgttgtgttgtcAAGTGTTGTGTTTGTGAAGTTTTGTAGAAATGATGTAAGAAAAAGTGTGAGATGCGTGAGAATGTTATAAGTTACCTAATTTGAGTTTTAGGTTTCAAACTCATTCCTTGTATTGGTGATGATGACGATGAGACTAGGAGAGAGACAAGAGAGATTGCTTCttttattttcagttttttaaagttcttttgtttttgttttaaggTTTATTAAATGATATTCCTTTAAGTAGTTAATAATATAagaaatcatttatttttagttacATAGAAACATTGATGTATCCAGTTTATAATATAGTCTAcatacattaatattttaatgtatctataaattgaatttttttgcttatattaaaGTTCGAAAggagtaagttttttttttaccaaaaaaatgataagtttttctatttattttttaatgtgaaTGGAAATATGCAAGGATGTAGATCAAGTACAGATttgattagattttttttaagctgTCAAAGTAAATAATTACTCTCATCGTTCTAAAATAAGTAACTTAATTGACCGTTGATCTTGGAGTTAGGATTCTCTTCGTTTCCAATTCTTTTCATTTcctatattattatatagttttgggaatataaatgcaaaaatggaGAGAATCACAATATCACTAAGTGAGTCCAAATATCATTTATAGTTATACACCAAAAagtatttaaaaactttggtaataaAAGAAATGGAAAGAATAAGAAATGAAGAGGATCCCAACTCTTAATCTTGattattaatatctttaataCGGAATGACGTAGATCAGGTACAAATTTGATTATATCCTTTTTTGAAACGGTCAAAGCAAGTAATTACTCTCTTCGTTCTAAAATACTACCATTGATCTTGattattaatatctttaattttctattaataaaaattataagaatctgatattttgaaaatacagttagaataaaataaatgaatacaATATATTTGGTCAAAATAAATGTCATTTAAAATGAAACAGATGGAGTAgttattaatgttttttttttaaatagaaaaggTCAATTATTtgttcatattcatattaattaacGGGTCTTGATAACATGTGTCATTATAGCACatgttaaaaatattaaaagtaaaaGTTTTGTATAGATTtatcggaaaaaaaaaaagaagttttgtatcgaaaaaaatactattttaattttgaaaaagttgaaTGCACAACTTTAAGCTTAGGTAAATACTGATTGCgggaaaaaaaatctatattaagcatcttaacatgtgcccgtTATCTTTCTCCTTAATTATTACTTCCTTTGGTCCTTaatacaaaagaagattcactttttagatacattgaaatattaatgtatctagtctatgatatagtctagatacatttatatttcaatgtatctagaaaatgaatttcttcttatattaaggactaaaGGGAGTATAAAACAATTTTCCAATAAAAAATCATGCATCTAGtcttaaaaaagtaaaaactgttcataataaataaacaccttttttataacaataaataatttttatatatatacaattataaattttacccaatttaatttttaactcTAACAAAACTCATGTCCGGGGTGAACAAAGTTGTTAGGTACATTTAGCTTGGTTGGTAAGAAGATTTTAATATAGTGGtgttaatattttcaatttgacATTTCAATCTTTTGAATATTACGCATGAATTGATTAAAAGTAGAGAGTAAAAATTGTGACGCCAAATATTTTATAAGCCCAAAACTTGCTAGagttttttacaaaattaaaaatgaaattttaaatatttataagaactaaaaacattttttttatataaccttttatgcatatattacaggattaaatatatttttggtccctataaatatctcaaatttcatttttagtcaaaaaaaaatcataaataatgcATCTTATGTTTAAAAGTTCTAAATTTTTATGGAAGATATtcctataatattataaacatgaaaataaaaaatcatttaaaaatgtgaaagtatacaaaagtttgattaaaattatagaCTAAAAGTTGTGATATAAAATATTTGAGAGATCAA from Trifolium pratense cultivar HEN17-A07 linkage group LG1, ARS_RC_1.1, whole genome shotgun sequence includes these protein-coding regions:
- the LOC123922357 gene encoding histone-lysine N-methyltransferase family member SUVH9-like, producing the protein MDPQNPNQNPSFPSAPPGIPIPAPILTPKQEPLDEPLQPNLNNLPNLNLNLNLNHNNISQEQTLTHSDDFGRVAELFRTNFSNGLQQIQNDVVDDPNSRAIVPVPDAPRNEENNNNAPAGEVAAAQRLQRRYKELVRVSDLGLPDQRQFREMVRRTRMVYDSIRVLAVVEEEKRVDVRRARSDLRASAVMRNHGLWLNRDKRIVGAIPGICIGDVFIYRMELVVVGLHGQPQAGIDYLPGSMSSNGEPIATSVIVSGGYEDDVDQGDVIIYSGHGGQDKNSRQVFHQKLEGGNLAMERSMHYGIEVRVIRGVRCEGSSSASGKVYVYDGLYRIVECWFDVGKSGFGVYKYKLWRIEGQAKMGSSVLKEALMLRRDPLCFKPMCVLSLDIANGKESVGIRLFNDIDRNHDPMCFEYLPKATFPPFVFHQSGKTTGCACVDGCTEECFCFMKNGNEFPYSQNGLLLKGRPLLFECGPFCHCPPHCRNRVTQKGLKHRLEVFRSRETGWGVRSLDLIQAGAFICEYTGVVLTKEQAQIFTMNGDSLIYPSRFAESWAEWGNLSLIDANYKRPSYPSIPPLDFAMDVSRMRNVACYISHSSTPNVMVQFVLYDHNNLMFPHLMLFAMENIPPLREFSLDYGVAGVADEELTGKLAICM